A window of Bacillus sp. DX3.1 genomic DNA:
AAAAGGACCTGACCGCTTCTATGCATGGCCGGATGCTCTCTCCCACCTAAAAAGAAGGGTTTTATGTCGGTTTTTTATTTGTATTTATATATTTACTCCTTTAGAATTTATTTCAAAAACGAATCATTTTTTCGAAATGTTCTTACACATTAGCGAACAATGGATCAATTATTCATACACGAACTCGCCCAATCACATCTAATTGTTCCAACCTCTCAATCTCTAACTTCGATAATCCAAGTTTTTGCAACACTTCTTCTGTATGCTCACCAAGCTTTGGTGGATTCGTAAATGTATGGCCCGTATGTGTAAATACATATCCTTTCTCGTTTACTAGATGTCTTGTAAATGGTGACGACGATAATTCATTTGTCTCCAAAACAGGCGCCAAACAACAATCCACTTCCATCGCAAATTTCGTCCAATACGCCAATGGCTTACTAGCAAAGATCGCTTTCATTTGCTCATAAATGATTTGACCATCTTGAGCTAGTTCATATTGCTTATCGCTCCATTCTACTCTTCCTACCGCTTCACAAAAGGAATGCCAAAATTTTTGTTCAACTGCTCCAAACGCAACAAACCTTTCATCACTCGTTTCATAGATGGAATAACATATAATCTTACCGCTAAGTAAATCTAACCCATGACGTTTGTTATACATTTTTTCAAGCATAATATGATTGTTCATTAACATCATTAAGCTATCTGCAAGGGAAATATCGAGATAACTCCCTTCCCCAGTTCGCTCTCTTTGAAACAATGCTGCCATAATTTTTTCTGAAGTCATCATTCCGCCTACCTCATCTCCAAGGGTAATTTTGGGATGAACCGGGATGCCTTCTTGATCTTTCAACTGCGCTAATACGCCGCTTACTGCCATAAAATTTATATCGTGGCTTGCAAGGTTCGAATGTTCTTTCTTTTGTCCATATCCAGTTAATGAAGCATAAATGACACTTTTATTTATCCGTTTAACTTCTTGATATCCAAGGCCAAGACGGTTCATTACGTTAGGCCGGAAGCTTTCTATTAAAACGTCAGCTTTTTGAAGAAGTTTTTTCACTACTGCTACTCCTTCTGGATGCTTTACGTTTATTGCAATACTTTTCTTATTACGATTATTTGCATAAAAAAACGCCTGATTATCTGACTCCAATCCTCTTGCTAAATCACCATAAAGCGGTTCTACTTTTATCACTTCTGCACCTAAATCAGCAAGGCGCAGCGCGGCATACGGACCTGGTAAGTAATGAGAAAAATCAACAACTGTTATTCCTTTCAGCATCATAAGCCCATACTTTTCGCAATAATATTTTTCATAATCTCATTCGTTCCAGCATAAATCGAGCTTACTGGAATATCACGATAACGTCGCGCAATCTCATATTTTTCCATATAGCCATATCCGCCGTGCAGCTGTACGCACTCTGCTGACACTTTTTTTGCAAGATCTGTTAACCACCACTTCGCCATCGATACTTTTGTCACGATGTTCTCACCATTCATATGAGCAGTAATACAGTCATCTACAAATGTTCTACCAATTTCAATTTCTGTATACATCTCTGCTAATCGAAACTGTACCGTTTGAAAATCGCTTATATTTTTCCCGAATGCTTTTCGCTCTTGTACATAGTTTTTCGTTATATGTAGCATCACTTCTGCCGCTGTTTTAGCAGCAATTGCAACGATAAGACGTTCTTGCTGCAACTTTTCCATAAGATAATAAAAGCCTTTCCCTTCTTCTCCTAACAAATTTAAAGCAGGAACTTTTACATCTTCAAAAATAAGTTCTGCTGTATCTTGACTATGTAAGCCGATTTTTTCAAGTTTTTTCCCTCTCTTAAATCCTTCCATTCCTCTTTCTAAAACGAGTAAACTCATGCCTCGATGAGCTGGTTTGACACTTGTATCTGTCTTACAAACAACAACGACTAAATCCGCATGAATACCATTTGTAATAAATGTTTTTTCACCATTCACGACATAATAATCGCCTTCTTTTCTTGCAGTTGTTCGAATACTCGCCAAATCAGAACCTGTCCCTGGCTCCGTCATCGCAATTGCAGTTATATATTCGCCGCTTACGCATTTTGGTAACCAACGCTTCTTTTGTTCTTCTGTTCCATACTGCGTGAAGTATGGAACGACAATGTCATTATGTAAACCAATTCCAATTAAACTTGATCCAACCTTTTCAAGTTCCTCGTTAATGACAACCGAATATCCAAAATCAGCACCCGCTCCACCATACTGCTCATCTACCATTGGACAAAGAAAACCTTTATTCCCCATACTTTTCCATAAAGAACGAGGAATAATTCTGTCTTTTTCCCATTCGTTATAGTATGGATATGCTTCCTTTTCTAAAAATTTTTGAAAGGCATCACGAAAAATGTGATGCTCTTCCTGTAAATACTTATGTTTCATCATATTCTCCCCTTCGCCTTCGCTTCTGCCCCTTGGCTGCGTAAAATAAATTTTTGAATTTTACCGCTCGCATTTCTTGGCAGTTGTTCAACAAATACATAGCGGCGCGGACGTTTATAATCAGCAAGCTTATCACTTGTTTTACAATACTCATCTAACACCTCTTCGGTAAGAGACTGATCTTTTGAAACAATGTATGCGAGGACACGTTCTCCCCAAAGCTCATCTTTTTCTCCAAGCACCGCAACATCTAAAATGCTTTCATGTGTATACAAAAAGTCCTCGATCTCACGTGGATAA
This region includes:
- a CDS encoding acyl-CoA dehydrogenase family protein — protein: MKHKYLQEEHHIFRDAFQKFLEKEAYPYYNEWEKDRIIPRSLWKSMGNKGFLCPMVDEQYGGAGADFGYSVVINEELEKVGSSLIGIGLHNDIVVPYFTQYGTEEQKKRWLPKCVSGEYITAIAMTEPGTGSDLASIRTTARKEGDYYVVNGEKTFITNGIHADLVVVVCKTDTSVKPAHRGMSLLVLERGMEGFKRGKKLEKIGLHSQDTAELIFEDVKVPALNLLGEEGKGFYYLMEKLQQERLIVAIAAKTAAEVMLHITKNYVQERKAFGKNISDFQTVQFRLAEMYTEIEIGRTFVDDCITAHMNGENIVTKVSMAKWWLTDLAKKVSAECVQLHGGYGYMEKYEIARRYRDIPVSSIYAGTNEIMKNIIAKSMGL
- a CDS encoding CaiB/BaiF CoA-transferase family protein is translated as MMLKGITVVDFSHYLPGPYAALRLADLGAEVIKVEPLYGDLARGLESDNQAFFYANNRNKKSIAINVKHPEGVAVVKKLLQKADVLIESFRPNVMNRLGLGYQEVKRINKSVIYASLTGYGQKKEHSNLASHDINFMAVSGVLAQLKDQEGIPVHPKITLGDEVGGMMTSEKIMAALFQRERTGEGSYLDISLADSLMMLMNNHIMLEKMYNKRHGLDLLSGKIICYSIYETSDERFVAFGAVEQKFWHSFCEAVGRVEWSDKQYELAQDGQIIYEQMKAIFASKPLAYWTKFAMEVDCCLAPVLETNELSSSPFTRHLVNEKGYVFTHTGHTFTNPPKLGEHTEEVLQKLGLSKLEIERLEQLDVIGRVRV